One stretch of Flavobacteriales bacterium DNA includes these proteins:
- a CDS encoding SDR family oxidoreductase, with product MITNKRVLVTGGAGFIGSNIIEKLLKQNNKIVCLDNFSTGKIENIEQFIHNDDFTLIEGDIQNFETCKKACEQVDIILHQAALGSVPRSINDPVTTNNVNITGFLNMLVAAKENNIKRFVYAASSSTYGDSMQLPKIEENIGKPLSPYAVTKYVNELYAGVFSSLYGLELIGLRYFNVFGRRQNPEGAYAAAIPKFVTAFMKHTAPTIHGDGTQTRDFTYIDNVIQANELAATTTNVDALNQVYNVACGEETVLNDLISQIKAHLTTFDAEIETISPAHIAERTGDVRYSLASIEKAKRYLGYKPSHTFSEGLKEAIEWYWNNLK from the coding sequence ATGATTACAAACAAAAGAGTACTTGTTACTGGAGGAGCTGGATTCATTGGTTCTAATATTATTGAAAAATTATTAAAGCAAAACAATAAGATTGTTTGTTTAGACAACTTCTCTACTGGAAAAATAGAAAACATCGAACAATTTATCCACAACGATGACTTTACTCTAATAGAGGGGGATATCCAGAATTTTGAGACGTGTAAAAAAGCTTGCGAGCAAGTTGACATCATATTGCATCAAGCAGCATTGGGTTCAGTTCCAAGGTCTATTAATGATCCCGTTACGACCAACAATGTAAACATTACAGGTTTTCTAAACATGCTTGTTGCTGCTAAAGAAAACAACATCAAACGTTTTGTCTATGCTGCAAGTTCTTCTACATATGGAGATTCTATGCAATTACCCAAAATAGAGGAGAATATTGGTAAACCGCTCTCTCCTTATGCTGTTACTAAATATGTAAATGAACTATATGCTGGTGTATTTTCTTCGCTATACGGTCTAGAGTTAATCGGTTTACGTTATTTTAATGTATTCGGGAGAAGACAAAATCCAGAGGGAGCCTATGCAGCTGCCATTCCTAAATTTGTAACAGCTTTTATGAAGCACACTGCTCCAACCATTCATGGAGATGGAACGCAAACAAGAGACTTTACATACATTGACAATGTAATACAAGCCAATGAACTTGCAGCTACTACGACTAATGTTGATGCCTTAAACCAAGTCTATAACGTGGCTTGTGGAGAAGAAACAGTTTTAAACGATTTAATCAGTCAGATAAAAGCCCATTTAACAACTTTCGATGCTGAGATTGAAACCATTTCTCCTGCTCACATTGCAGAACGAACAGGAGATGTTAGGTATTCTCTAGCCTCTATCGAAAAAGCCAAAAGGTATCTAGGTTATAAGCCTAGTCACACATTTAGTGAAGGACTAAAAGAAGCAATAGAATGGTATTGGAATAATTTAAAATAG
- a CDS encoding oligosaccharide flippase family protein, producing MKFINDSYIKNVGILFSGNVFAQLIPLALAPIITRLFSPEELGIQGNFIALATLISIVANGRLELAIVLPKKTQEAIQLLKVGLKISIIVSLLMLALPLLGSIVEDFYKTNYLQRFLPLISITVLTISSHNLLIQWLVRSQRFRTISTIKVLLSLSTNVLFILYGWLNYKAEGLIYGYLLGFIFSTIVLFFIIQRGINWKATTSMSTLTLIKKYKDFPLINSLHAFSDILFSEFIILIIITHHFGIATTGIYVIMVKYLKAPTRFIGSAIGQVFYAEANIAFQQQKNTTPYLSKSILIALIVALPLVLFILLLGPQLFEWYLGEAWSKVGVYAKYLILPIALGLISSPISSIPLIYNQQKKSFVINLIGMTLSALTFYIAAASFSSITIALLAFSIPQTILYLYLLIWYYQLSKT from the coding sequence ATGAAATTTATCAATGATTCTTATATTAAAAATGTAGGTATTCTATTTTCTGGGAATGTTTTTGCTCAACTTATCCCTCTTGCCTTAGCTCCTATAATCACTCGATTATTTAGTCCCGAAGAACTAGGAATACAAGGTAACTTTATTGCACTGGCAACGTTAATCAGTATTGTTGCCAATGGCAGGTTGGAATTGGCTATAGTGCTCCCCAAAAAAACACAGGAAGCGATTCAACTGTTAAAGGTTGGCTTAAAAATTAGCATTATCGTTTCCCTTTTAATGTTGGCTTTGCCATTATTAGGGAGCATCGTTGAAGACTTTTATAAAACCAACTATTTACAGCGATTTCTCCCTTTAATCAGCATTACTGTTTTAACCATTTCTTCCCACAATCTTCTTATTCAATGGTTGGTTAGATCTCAACGCTTTCGTACGATTTCTACGATAAAAGTGCTGCTCTCATTATCCACCAATGTTTTGTTTATTCTATATGGATGGCTCAACTATAAAGCTGAAGGGTTAATCTACGGGTATCTGTTAGGTTTTATTTTTTCTACAATTGTTTTATTTTTTATTATTCAAAGAGGAATTAATTGGAAGGCAACCACTTCAATGAGTACTTTAACATTAATAAAAAAGTATAAAGATTTTCCGTTAATCAACAGCTTACATGCCTTTTCAGATATTCTATTTTCAGAATTTATCATCTTAATCATCATTACTCATCACTTTGGAATTGCTACTACAGGAATTTATGTCATCATGGTAAAATACCTAAAAGCACCTACCCGATTTATAGGCAGTGCTATAGGGCAAGTATTTTATGCTGAAGCGAACATTGCGTTTCAACAGCAAAAAAACACCACTCCCTATTTAAGCAAATCTATCTTAATTGCTCTAATTGTTGCACTCCCTCTTGTTTTATTCATTTTATTACTAGGGCCACAATTGTTTGAGTGGTATCTTGGAGAAGCTTGGAGTAAGGTTGGGGTATATGCTAAATATTTGATTCTTCCCATTGCACTTGGATTAATTTCATCACCAATATCTTCTATTCCCTTAATTTATAACCAACAAAAAAAATCCTTTGTCATAAACTTAATAGGAATGACATTAAGCGCCTTAACTTTTTATATTGCAGCCGCTTCTTTTTCTTCCATAACTATTGCTTTATTGGCTTTTTCCATCCCACAAACTATACTATACCTTTATTTATTAATCTGGTATTATCAACTTTCTAAAACTTAA
- a CDS encoding oligosaccharide flippase family protein — MSLFKQLFKSDFIKNSSILIMGTVLAQLIPILAQPFIRRVYTDAETGRLDLYMSFVAILASFVHLNYAKTIVIPKSEQSASNLLAGSVVSSFVVSFFILIIFLLFGESILIFFNLPIAFLPWMKFIPFSIFLIGSYNSITFWLTRQKKFKAIALNKFSRRTGEAGTQILAKNISSNGLIIGVIVGDIINLFSNLIQLKNTSFSFNNLSFQKIKSEFKNYKDFPIYSLLPTVLNTLSSNLPVIMITSFFSDKIAGQFGLSRMVLAIPLALISVSISQVLLQKVAEKRQNNENVKLLMRNVLFFLGGISIIGTIIIYFFSSPLFNMAFGGKWELAATLSQTLIFYFSISFIATPISVIFIAFEEVKINSIWQTMHFLAIASLYFFQHLPILEFIQTFTIINIISYSIYISLTYYIIKKYHQSILK; from the coding sequence ATGTCACTATTTAAGCAGCTATTTAAATCTGATTTTATTAAAAACTCTTCCATTCTAATAATGGGAACAGTTTTGGCTCAGCTTATCCCTATTTTAGCTCAGCCATTTATCAGGAGGGTTTATACAGATGCTGAAACTGGCCGTTTAGATTTATACATGAGTTTTGTAGCAATATTGGCTTCATTTGTTCACCTCAATTATGCCAAAACGATTGTGATTCCCAAAAGCGAACAATCAGCCTCAAATTTATTAGCTGGATCGGTAGTCAGTAGCTTTGTTGTGTCGTTCTTCATTTTGATTATTTTTTTATTATTTGGTGAATCGATTTTAATTTTTTTCAATCTTCCTATTGCGTTTTTACCTTGGATGAAATTTATTCCTTTTAGTATCTTTTTAATTGGTTCCTACAATTCTATTACATTTTGGTTAACCAGACAGAAAAAGTTCAAAGCTATTGCCCTAAATAAATTTTCAAGAAGAACAGGAGAAGCAGGGACGCAAATACTGGCTAAAAACATTAGCTCAAACGGGCTTATTATTGGAGTAATCGTCGGGGACATCATTAACCTTTTTAGTAATTTAATTCAACTAAAAAACACCTCTTTCAGTTTCAACAACCTCTCATTTCAAAAAATTAAGTCTGAATTTAAAAACTATAAAGACTTTCCTATCTATAGTTTATTACCAACAGTTTTGAACACATTAAGCTCCAATCTCCCTGTGATTATGATTACCTCATTTTTCTCTGATAAAATAGCAGGTCAGTTTGGTTTAAGTCGAATGGTTTTAGCAATTCCATTAGCGTTAATTTCTGTTTCCATATCGCAAGTATTACTGCAAAAAGTTGCTGAAAAGCGCCAAAACAATGAGAACGTCAAGTTGTTGATGAGAAATGTATTGTTTTTTTTAGGAGGTATATCAATTATTGGTACCATCATTATTTATTTTTTTAGTTCTCCTTTATTTAACATGGCATTCGGAGGTAAATGGGAATTAGCAGCAACGTTATCTCAAACACTAATTTTTTATTTTAGCATTTCATTTATTGCCACTCCTATTTCTGTTATTTTCATTGCTTTTGAAGAAGTTAAAATTAATAGTATTTGGCAAACCATGCATTTTTTAGCTATTGCTTCACTCTATTTCTTCCAACACCTCCCCATTTTAGAGTTTATTCAAACATTCACAATCATCAACATTATCTCTTATAGCATCTATATCTCTCTTACGTATTATATCATAAAAAAATACCACCAAAGCATTTTAAAATAA